A DNA window from Syngnathus typhle isolate RoL2023-S1 ecotype Sweden linkage group LG2, RoL_Styp_1.0, whole genome shotgun sequence contains the following coding sequences:
- the zhx3b gene encoding zinc fingers and homeoboxes protein 3 isoform X1, whose translation MASKRKSTIPCMIPSKIIRHFEDVEADIPVLQRQTTISGGSGRRSPPDLALSPKLETADPVVDDAGTYICKPCNFETYDLNLFLDHVYAGHPEFRSDPSFLCVNCGFSALKFEGLALHNARIHPSTFNCPLQLRRRDRRAVVEQTIATESDEGKDNEISITKTPIMKMLKGKSELKRIVMSQPSSDAHSLSGSKEPEKKETVTVAQGAHVPTVVYNNGATKVTLPSAIQIVNGSGALPVLKTPIAQVLSVQNKGLHQSSLTAVSTDASSSKNLPKVMIPLSSIPTYNASMDSSSFLKTSFSKFPYPTKAELCYLTVVTKFPEEQIKIWFTAQRLKQGISWSPEEIEEARRKMFNTVIQTASTSAHNQPQSQAPHTITVLGATGIPQILQGSLISQGGVIVTQPMMANGIQVNGTPVALAVTPKPQAAARPTMQARPAAAPVADKRAGILVGSVASGSSGTNVIGSSKSSRSGGASASNVISSTTQASVINLTLGSNNHGNAKVSSGNVKCHSNGKSKSDVSKSAYHTKVGADGKSANGSSSSTNDSNGQKSKNTGSGGNKNDAGADDADPSTSNSFKMDDASSPSSKSSSPSPVAGGSRGINTFLDPGFCKGKKSQEQLGTLKDSFLNNAYPDQEEVDRLISLTGLTVREVRKWFSDRRYHLRNLKGPRSGPGGPNKSSSGNGAAAGDEGSPGPIDLSENGGAKTPQHSSAPLSPTSTHTPTSPSTPSRKLPRSPSPDFTIVRYKEREPHQIKALEASFAQAAEPSGEEVDRLRSETKMTRREIHNWFTERRKKAAASERRKEETARASGAGAEANGDEGLNDDISGELKVNPIKINLKMLKVTEANGKPEDELADGHGASTQSSVSMNPAPTPAVKGAVLRGKKTAEQLHLLKRVYARTQWPSAAQYDELISGTGLPRPDVVRWFGDCRYMQKNSQLKWLEAYQNTALDEDLHQDNERFLQAHLDSCGGQEESQLQELAKVTGLTTDLVRHWLATKESAARAERVSTSKPAAGIAAAEPPPLGPSPLEPHPRGSNEKIEQSLCGQAGEGNTHKTTKGAD comes from the exons ATGGCCAGCAAAAGGAAGTCCACAATACCTTGTATGATCCCCAGCAAGATCATACGGCACTTTGAGGACGTCGAAGCGGACATTCCGGTTCTCCAGCGGCAAACTACGATTTCCGGAGGCAGCGGCAGGCGCAGCCCGCCGGACCTGGCGCTCTCGCCCAAACTAGAGACAGCAGACCCTGTCGTAGACGACGCGGGGACATACATCTGCAAGCCTTGCAACTTTGAAACCTATGACCTTAATTTGTTCTTAGACCACGTGTACGCCGGGCACCCGGAATTCCGTTCAGACCCGAGCTTCCTCTGCGTGAACTGcggtttttcggcgcttaaatTCGAAGGCCTTGCCCTTCATAATGCCAGGATTCACCCCAGCACCTTCAACTGCCCTCTGCAGCTGAGAAGGAGGGATAGGAGGGCAGTGGTGGAGCAGACAATAGCAACCGAGTCAGATGAAGGCAAAGATAATGAGATTTCCATTACCAAAACCCCAATCATGAAGATGCTGAAGGGCAAATCGGAGCTCAAACGGATTGTAATGTCCCAGCCTTCGTCGGATGCGCACTCCTTATCTGGCTCCAAGGAGCCTGAGAAAAAGGAGACTGTCACAGTGGCCCAAGGCGCTCACGTGCCCACAGTTGTCtacaacaatggagcaaccaAGGTCACACTCCCCTCAGCCATTCAGATCGTCAATGGGTCCGGAGCGTTACCGGTGCTCAAGACCCCCATCGCACAG GTGCTCTCTGTTCAGAACAAAGGCCTTCACCAGTCATCTTTAACCGCAGTTTCCACTGATGCCTCATCGTCTAAGAATCTCCCCAAA GTAATGATTCCTTTGAGCAGCATACCCACCTACAATGCCTCCATggactcctcctccttcttgaaGACCTCTTTCAGCAAATTCCCGTATCCCACAAAGGCGGAGCTCTGCTACCTGACTGTGGTCACCAAGTTCCCAGAGGAGCAGATCAAGATCTGGTTCACAGCGCAACGACTTAAACAAGGCATCAGCTGGTCTCCTGAGGAGATTGAGGAGGCCAGGAGGAAAATGTTTAACACAGTCATACAAACAGCTTCCACTAGCGCACACAATCAGCCACAGAGTCAGGCTCCGCACACCATCACGGTCCTGGGGGCCACTGGGATCCCTCAAATCCTGCAGGGGTCTCTCATTAGCCAAGGCGGGGTCATCGTCACGCAGCCCATGATGGCCAACGGCATTCAGGTCAACGGTACCCCTGTGGCGCTGGCTGTCACACCCAAGCCTCAGGCAGCGGCCCGGCCTACGATGCAAGCCCGGCCCGCTGCGGCCCCTGTGGCCGACAAGCGCGCCGGCATCTTGGTGGGCTCGGTGGCCAGCGGTAGTTCGGGAACCAACGTCATTGGCAGCAGTAAGAGCAGCAGGAGTGGAGGAGCGTCTGCGAGCAACGTCATTAGCAGCACCACTCAAGCTAGTGTCATTAACCTCACTCTAGGTAGTAATAATCATGGCAATGCAAAGGTGAGCAGTGGCAATGTGAAATGCCACAGCAACGGCAAGAGCAAAAGCGATGTCAGTAAAAGTGCATATCACACCAAAGTCGGCGCGGACGGCAAGTCTGCgaacggcagcagcagcagcacaaacGACAGCAACGGGCAAAAGAGCAAAAACACAGGCAGTGGCGGGAACAAAAATGACGCCGGTGCGGATGACGCGGATCCGAGCACGAGCAACTCCTTCAAAATGGACGACGCCTCCTCGCCCTCCTCCAAATCCTCTTCGCCGTCTCCCGTGGCAGGCGGCTCTCGCGGTATCAACACCTTTCTGGACCCTGGCTTTTGCAAGGGCAAGAAGTCCCAGGAGCAGCTAGGCACGCTTAAGGACAGTTTTCTGAACAATGCCTATCCCGACCAGGAGGAGGTGGACCGCCTCATCTCACTGACGGGACTGACGGTGCGCGAAGTCCGCAAGTGGTTCAGCGATAGACGCTACCATCTCCGTAACCTCAAGGGCCCGCGCTCCGGCCCGGGTGGGCCAAACAAGTCGTCGTCAGGGAACGGGGCAGCAGCCGGTGACGAGGGCAGCCCTGGGCCTATCGATCTGTCTGAAAATGGCGGCGCTAAAACGCCGCAGCACAGTTCTGCTCCTCTGAGCCCGACGTCAACGCACACTCCCACATCCCCTTCCACGCCCTCGCGCAAACTGCCCAGGTCACCCTCTCCTGATTTCACCATTGTCCGCTACAAGGAGAGAGAACCCCACCAG ATCAAGGCGCTGGAGGCCAGCTTCGCTCAGGCTGCCGAACCGTCAGGAGAAGAAGTGGACCGATTGCGAAGTGAGACAAAGATGACCAGAAGGGAGATACACAATTGGTTCACCGAGAGGAGGAAGAAAGCAGCGGCGTCTGAAAGACGGAAAGAGGAGACGGCGCGAGCGTCGGGCGCTGGGGCGGAAGCCAACGGGGATGAGGGACTAAACGACGACATTTCAGGCGAACTCAAAGTCAACCCGATTAAGATCAATCTAAAGATGCTTAAGGTGACCGAAGCCAACGGCAAACCCGAGGACGAGCTGGCGGACGGCCACGGGGCGAGCACTCAATCCAGCGTGTCTATGAACCCGGCACCAACGCCCGCCGTCAAAGGGGCCGTTCTGCGAGGGAAGAAGACGGCCGAGCAGTTGCACCTGCTTAAGCGAGTGTACGCGCGAACCCAGTGGCCCAGCGCCGCTCAGTACGACGAGCTCATCTCAGGCACGGGGCTGCCCCGGCCCGATGTGGTGCGCTGGTTCGGGGACTGTCGCTACATGCAGAAGAACAGCCAGCTCAAGTGGTTGGAGGCGTACCAGAACACGGCCCTGGACGAGGACCTCCACCAGGATAATGAGCGTTTCCTTCAGGCCCACCTCGACAGCTGCGGCGGCCAGGAAGAGTCGCAG TTGCAGGAACTGGCAAAGGTGACCGGTTTGACAACAGATCTGGTGAGACACTGGTTGGCCACCAAGGAATCCGCAGCTCGAGCAGAACGAGTGTCTACTTCAAAACCCGCAGCAGGCATAGCAGCAGCTGAGCCGCCGCCACTAGGCCCCTCCCCTTTGGAGCCGCACCCGAGAGGAAGTAACGAGAAAATTGAGCAATCGCTCTGCGGTCAAGCAGGGGAGGGCAACACTCACAAGACTACTAAAG GAGCAGATTGA
- the zhx3b gene encoding zinc fingers and homeoboxes protein 3 isoform X2, whose protein sequence is MASKRKSTIPCMIPSKIIRHFEDVEADIPVLQRQTTISGGSGRRSPPDLALSPKLETADPVVDDAGTYICKPCNFETYDLNLFLDHVYAGHPEFRSDPSFLCVNCGFSALKFEGLALHNARIHPSTFNCPLQLRRRDRRAVVEQTIATESDEGKDNEISITKTPIMKMLKGKSELKRIVMSQPSSDAHSLSGSKEPEKKETVTVAQGAHVPTVVYNNGATKVTLPSAIQIVNGSGALPVLKTPIAQNKGLHQSSLTAVSTDASSSKNLPKVMIPLSSIPTYNASMDSSSFLKTSFSKFPYPTKAELCYLTVVTKFPEEQIKIWFTAQRLKQGISWSPEEIEEARRKMFNTVIQTASTSAHNQPQSQAPHTITVLGATGIPQILQGSLISQGGVIVTQPMMANGIQVNGTPVALAVTPKPQAAARPTMQARPAAAPVADKRAGILVGSVASGSSGTNVIGSSKSSRSGGASASNVISSTTQASVINLTLGSNNHGNAKVSSGNVKCHSNGKSKSDVSKSAYHTKVGADGKSANGSSSSTNDSNGQKSKNTGSGGNKNDAGADDADPSTSNSFKMDDASSPSSKSSSPSPVAGGSRGINTFLDPGFCKGKKSQEQLGTLKDSFLNNAYPDQEEVDRLISLTGLTVREVRKWFSDRRYHLRNLKGPRSGPGGPNKSSSGNGAAAGDEGSPGPIDLSENGGAKTPQHSSAPLSPTSTHTPTSPSTPSRKLPRSPSPDFTIVRYKEREPHQIKALEASFAQAAEPSGEEVDRLRSETKMTRREIHNWFTERRKKAAASERRKEETARASGAGAEANGDEGLNDDISGELKVNPIKINLKMLKVTEANGKPEDELADGHGASTQSSVSMNPAPTPAVKGAVLRGKKTAEQLHLLKRVYARTQWPSAAQYDELISGTGLPRPDVVRWFGDCRYMQKNSQLKWLEAYQNTALDEDLHQDNERFLQAHLDSCGGQEESQLQELAKVTGLTTDLVRHWLATKESAARAERVSTSKPAAGIAAAEPPPLGPSPLEPHPRGSNEKIEQSLCGQAGEGNTHKTTKGAD, encoded by the exons ATGGCCAGCAAAAGGAAGTCCACAATACCTTGTATGATCCCCAGCAAGATCATACGGCACTTTGAGGACGTCGAAGCGGACATTCCGGTTCTCCAGCGGCAAACTACGATTTCCGGAGGCAGCGGCAGGCGCAGCCCGCCGGACCTGGCGCTCTCGCCCAAACTAGAGACAGCAGACCCTGTCGTAGACGACGCGGGGACATACATCTGCAAGCCTTGCAACTTTGAAACCTATGACCTTAATTTGTTCTTAGACCACGTGTACGCCGGGCACCCGGAATTCCGTTCAGACCCGAGCTTCCTCTGCGTGAACTGcggtttttcggcgcttaaatTCGAAGGCCTTGCCCTTCATAATGCCAGGATTCACCCCAGCACCTTCAACTGCCCTCTGCAGCTGAGAAGGAGGGATAGGAGGGCAGTGGTGGAGCAGACAATAGCAACCGAGTCAGATGAAGGCAAAGATAATGAGATTTCCATTACCAAAACCCCAATCATGAAGATGCTGAAGGGCAAATCGGAGCTCAAACGGATTGTAATGTCCCAGCCTTCGTCGGATGCGCACTCCTTATCTGGCTCCAAGGAGCCTGAGAAAAAGGAGACTGTCACAGTGGCCCAAGGCGCTCACGTGCCCACAGTTGTCtacaacaatggagcaaccaAGGTCACACTCCCCTCAGCCATTCAGATCGTCAATGGGTCCGGAGCGTTACCGGTGCTCAAGACCCCCATCGCACAG AACAAAGGCCTTCACCAGTCATCTTTAACCGCAGTTTCCACTGATGCCTCATCGTCTAAGAATCTCCCCAAA GTAATGATTCCTTTGAGCAGCATACCCACCTACAATGCCTCCATggactcctcctccttcttgaaGACCTCTTTCAGCAAATTCCCGTATCCCACAAAGGCGGAGCTCTGCTACCTGACTGTGGTCACCAAGTTCCCAGAGGAGCAGATCAAGATCTGGTTCACAGCGCAACGACTTAAACAAGGCATCAGCTGGTCTCCTGAGGAGATTGAGGAGGCCAGGAGGAAAATGTTTAACACAGTCATACAAACAGCTTCCACTAGCGCACACAATCAGCCACAGAGTCAGGCTCCGCACACCATCACGGTCCTGGGGGCCACTGGGATCCCTCAAATCCTGCAGGGGTCTCTCATTAGCCAAGGCGGGGTCATCGTCACGCAGCCCATGATGGCCAACGGCATTCAGGTCAACGGTACCCCTGTGGCGCTGGCTGTCACACCCAAGCCTCAGGCAGCGGCCCGGCCTACGATGCAAGCCCGGCCCGCTGCGGCCCCTGTGGCCGACAAGCGCGCCGGCATCTTGGTGGGCTCGGTGGCCAGCGGTAGTTCGGGAACCAACGTCATTGGCAGCAGTAAGAGCAGCAGGAGTGGAGGAGCGTCTGCGAGCAACGTCATTAGCAGCACCACTCAAGCTAGTGTCATTAACCTCACTCTAGGTAGTAATAATCATGGCAATGCAAAGGTGAGCAGTGGCAATGTGAAATGCCACAGCAACGGCAAGAGCAAAAGCGATGTCAGTAAAAGTGCATATCACACCAAAGTCGGCGCGGACGGCAAGTCTGCgaacggcagcagcagcagcacaaacGACAGCAACGGGCAAAAGAGCAAAAACACAGGCAGTGGCGGGAACAAAAATGACGCCGGTGCGGATGACGCGGATCCGAGCACGAGCAACTCCTTCAAAATGGACGACGCCTCCTCGCCCTCCTCCAAATCCTCTTCGCCGTCTCCCGTGGCAGGCGGCTCTCGCGGTATCAACACCTTTCTGGACCCTGGCTTTTGCAAGGGCAAGAAGTCCCAGGAGCAGCTAGGCACGCTTAAGGACAGTTTTCTGAACAATGCCTATCCCGACCAGGAGGAGGTGGACCGCCTCATCTCACTGACGGGACTGACGGTGCGCGAAGTCCGCAAGTGGTTCAGCGATAGACGCTACCATCTCCGTAACCTCAAGGGCCCGCGCTCCGGCCCGGGTGGGCCAAACAAGTCGTCGTCAGGGAACGGGGCAGCAGCCGGTGACGAGGGCAGCCCTGGGCCTATCGATCTGTCTGAAAATGGCGGCGCTAAAACGCCGCAGCACAGTTCTGCTCCTCTGAGCCCGACGTCAACGCACACTCCCACATCCCCTTCCACGCCCTCGCGCAAACTGCCCAGGTCACCCTCTCCTGATTTCACCATTGTCCGCTACAAGGAGAGAGAACCCCACCAG ATCAAGGCGCTGGAGGCCAGCTTCGCTCAGGCTGCCGAACCGTCAGGAGAAGAAGTGGACCGATTGCGAAGTGAGACAAAGATGACCAGAAGGGAGATACACAATTGGTTCACCGAGAGGAGGAAGAAAGCAGCGGCGTCTGAAAGACGGAAAGAGGAGACGGCGCGAGCGTCGGGCGCTGGGGCGGAAGCCAACGGGGATGAGGGACTAAACGACGACATTTCAGGCGAACTCAAAGTCAACCCGATTAAGATCAATCTAAAGATGCTTAAGGTGACCGAAGCCAACGGCAAACCCGAGGACGAGCTGGCGGACGGCCACGGGGCGAGCACTCAATCCAGCGTGTCTATGAACCCGGCACCAACGCCCGCCGTCAAAGGGGCCGTTCTGCGAGGGAAGAAGACGGCCGAGCAGTTGCACCTGCTTAAGCGAGTGTACGCGCGAACCCAGTGGCCCAGCGCCGCTCAGTACGACGAGCTCATCTCAGGCACGGGGCTGCCCCGGCCCGATGTGGTGCGCTGGTTCGGGGACTGTCGCTACATGCAGAAGAACAGCCAGCTCAAGTGGTTGGAGGCGTACCAGAACACGGCCCTGGACGAGGACCTCCACCAGGATAATGAGCGTTTCCTTCAGGCCCACCTCGACAGCTGCGGCGGCCAGGAAGAGTCGCAG TTGCAGGAACTGGCAAAGGTGACCGGTTTGACAACAGATCTGGTGAGACACTGGTTGGCCACCAAGGAATCCGCAGCTCGAGCAGAACGAGTGTCTACTTCAAAACCCGCAGCAGGCATAGCAGCAGCTGAGCCGCCGCCACTAGGCCCCTCCCCTTTGGAGCCGCACCCGAGAGGAAGTAACGAGAAAATTGAGCAATCGCTCTGCGGTCAAGCAGGGGAGGGCAACACTCACAAGACTACTAAAG GAGCAGATTGA